From the genome of Alphaproteobacteria bacterium, one region includes:
- a CDS encoding NAD(P)/FAD-dependent oxidoreductase has protein sequence MSEAKLKTAPQRHNDPNKMAVRVAFDPTVPSDKPQDYYDAIKRKFEEERDLRLHYRPEGQSQYVSDFSGELAKYETDPWAEAHIEREPIEDYVECLFIGGGFSALLTAARLRERGVESIRIVEKGSDVGGTWYWNRYPGAACDVSAYDYLPLLDELGYVPKSFFAKGPEIYAHCQAIAKKYDLYDLAMFQTTVTATHWDEKARLWRLSTDRGDKLTAKFVIVANGTLAKPKLSRIKGMERYKGHSFHSSRFDYDYCGPNLEKLKDKRVGIIGTGASAVQIIPHLGRAAKELYVFQRTPSAIDIRDDIPTDPEWAASLKPGWQKQRLDRHVLNTKPDPDKRKEIESLPREVRTQRYENQNIEHQMRIHRRVEELVQDKATAEALKPWYMHRCKRPTYDDEYLPAFNRPNVHLVDTHGKGITEITERGPVFEGEEYPVDVLIYATGFEVQVTGIYNDIRGENELELNDKYKNGMRTVFGIHSAGYPNLFIMGGYQASFQFNLTFMLQTQGFHIAECIKYTREHGFDTIDAKPETESWWVSEVIKYRGTTNRNKECTPGYYNFEGEDNRREDGNYNGGMWQYCEHLNAAKGNYEEYFNFA, from the coding sequence ATGTCTGAAGCAAAGTTGAAAACAGCGCCCCAGCGGCACAACGACCCCAACAAGATGGCCGTCCGCGTCGCCTTCGACCCGACCGTTCCCAGCGACAAGCCGCAGGACTATTACGACGCCATCAAGCGCAAGTTCGAGGAAGAGCGCGACCTGCGCCTGCACTACCGTCCGGAAGGCCAGAGCCAGTATGTCTCGGATTTCAGCGGCGAACTCGCCAAGTACGAAACCGACCCCTGGGCCGAGGCGCATATCGAGCGCGAGCCGATCGAGGACTATGTCGAATGCCTGTTCATCGGCGGCGGCTTCTCGGCCCTGCTGACGGCGGCACGGCTGCGCGAGCGCGGCGTGGAAAGCATCCGCATCGTCGAAAAGGGCTCGGATGTCGGCGGCACCTGGTACTGGAACCGCTATCCGGGCGCGGCCTGCGATGTCTCGGCCTATGACTACCTGCCCTTGCTGGACGAACTCGGCTATGTGCCGAAGAGCTTTTTCGCCAAGGGGCCGGAAATCTACGCCCACTGCCAGGCGATCGCGAAGAAGTACGATCTCTACGATCTGGCGATGTTCCAGACCACGGTGACGGCCACCCACTGGGACGAGAAGGCCAGGCTCTGGCGGCTGTCCACCGACCGCGGCGACAAGCTGACGGCGAAGTTCGTGATCGTCGCCAACGGCACGCTCGCGAAGCCGAAGCTGTCGCGCATCAAGGGCATGGAGCGCTACAAGGGCCATTCCTTCCACTCCTCGCGCTTCGACTACGACTATTGCGGCCCGAACCTGGAGAAGCTGAAGGACAAGCGGGTCGGCATTATCGGCACCGGTGCATCGGCCGTGCAGATCATCCCGCATCTGGGCCGGGCGGCGAAGGAACTCTACGTGTTCCAGCGCACGCCGTCGGCCATCGACATCCGCGACGACATCCCGACCGATCCGGAATGGGCCGCCAGCCTGAAGCCCGGCTGGCAGAAGCAGCGCCTGGACCGGCACGTGCTCAACACCAAGCCGGACCCGGACAAGCGCAAGGAGATCGAATCCCTGCCGCGCGAAGTCCGCACCCAGCGCTACGAAAACCAGAATATCGAACACCAGATGCGCATTCACCGGCGCGTCGAGGAACTCGTCCAGGACAAGGCGACGGCCGAGGCGTTGAAGCCCTGGTACATGCACCGCTGCAAGCGGCCGACCTATGACGACGAATACCTGCCGGCCTTCAACCGGCCGAACGTCCATCTGGTCGACACCCACGGCAAGGGCATCACCGAAATCACCGAGCGCGGCCCGGTGTTCGAAGGCGAGGAATACCCGGTCGACGTGCTGATCTACGCCACCGGCTTTGAGGTGCAGGTCACGGGCATCTACAACGACATTCGCGGCGAGAACGAGCTGGAGCTGAACGACAAGTACAAGAACGGCATGCGCACCGTGTTCGGCATCCATTCGGCCGGCTATCCGAACCTGTTCATCATGGGCGGCTACCAGGCCTCGTTCCAGTTCAACCTGACCTTCATGCTCCAGACCCAGGGCTTCCACATCGCCGAGTGCATCAAATACACCCGCGAACACGGCTTCGACACCATCGACGCCAAGCCGGAAACCGAAAGCTGGTGGGTCAGCGAGGTCATCAAGTATCGCGGCACGACCAACCGCAACAAGGAATGCACCCCCGGCTATTACAATTTCGAGGGTGAGGACAACCGTCGCGAGGACGGCAACTACAATGGCGGCATGTGGCAGTACTGCGAACACTTGAACGCCGCCAAGGGCAATTACGAAGAGTATTTCAACTTCGCCTGA
- the dctP gene encoding TRAP transporter substrate-binding protein DctP: protein MTAPKIGPFVRAAMLGLAGLAFANVAALGSASADTLKFLTWKSKSAGEAHAATLQWFADEFEKRTGGKHKIEIFWGGSVAGIRAIPEALENGVGDLGDVVAPYFQDQFFLNNIVSFHMPQPKNERELGKKMMEWYDQYPQFDAEMAKYNLKNIGWRPLENYGLICTKPIASAEDLKGLRVRTYGHALPRLFEALGATPISMATPETYEALQRGILDCTPIGVTLARGYRFDEVAKYFINFPLGANWGHFISVNLDTYNNLDEDTRKILFQLGRDYMDHFVDVLWQMTDTIKAEWKEKGIQELPFPTEPVAKAVQSEGVQAVRKQFVDRATAMGLPAAEMVKFFAFEN, encoded by the coding sequence ATGACCGCCCCCAAGATCGGACCGTTCGTCCGAGCCGCCATGCTCGGGCTTGCCGGCCTGGCCTTTGCCAATGTCGCCGCGCTCGGCAGTGCGTCGGCCGACACGCTGAAATTTCTCACCTGGAAATCGAAATCGGCGGGTGAGGCCCATGCCGCAACCTTGCAGTGGTTTGCCGACGAGTTCGAGAAACGCACCGGCGGCAAGCACAAGATCGAGATCTTCTGGGGCGGCAGCGTCGCCGGCATCCGGGCCATTCCCGAGGCGCTGGAGAATGGTGTCGGCGATTTGGGCGACGTGGTGGCGCCTTACTTCCAGGACCAGTTCTTTCTGAACAATATCGTCAGCTTCCACATGCCCCAGCCGAAGAACGAGCGCGAACTCGGCAAAAAAATGATGGAGTGGTACGACCAGTACCCGCAATTCGACGCCGAAATGGCAAAATACAACCTCAAGAACATCGGCTGGCGGCCGCTCGAAAATTACGGCCTGATTTGCACCAAGCCGATTGCGTCGGCTGAAGATCTGAAGGGGCTGCGTGTGCGCACCTATGGCCACGCGCTGCCAAGGCTGTTCGAAGCCCTGGGCGCAACGCCGATTTCCATGGCGACGCCGGAAACCTATGAAGCGCTGCAACGCGGCATCCTCGATTGCACGCCGATCGGCGTGACGCTGGCCCGCGGCTATCGCTTCGATGAAGTCGCCAAGTACTTTATCAATTTCCCGCTTGGCGCGAACTGGGGTCACTTCATCAGCGTCAACCTGGATACCTACAACAATCTGGACGAGGATACCCGCAAGATCCTGTTCCAACTGGGCCGCGACTACATGGACCATTTTGTCGACGTGCTCTGGCAAATGACCGACACGATCAAGGCCGAGTGGAAGGAGAAGGGCATCCAGGAACTGCCGTTCCCGACAGAGCCGGTCGCCAAGGCCGTGCAAAGCGAGGGCGTTCAGGCGGTCCGCAAGCAGTTCGTCGACCGCGCGACCGCGATGGGCCTCCCCGCGGCCGAGATGGTGAAGTTCTTCGCTTTCGAGAACTAG
- a CDS encoding xanthine dehydrogenase family protein molybdopterin-binding subunit encodes MNHVTADNKWIGQRTIRPDGVDKVTGAAQYGADFTMPGMVWGKILRSPHAHALVKKIDTSKAAAMKGVVAVMTGDDLPLLPLDVPMPTGPNDVRWISRGVMAREKVLYAGHAIAAVAATSQEIAAAALDLIEVDYEVLPHVIDVDEAMAPGAPILHDWIQTKGVDGPTNISNIMTVKAGDVEAGFAESDLVLERTFRSSAVHQGYIEPQACIVSYKPDSQSTVWSSSQGQFMVRSLTALISGMATGDIKAIPAEIGGGFGGKTIIYLEPVAMILSKKSGRPVKIQHTREEVFHGTGPASGMSATLKVGVTKDGKLKSVAGAYNFQAGCYPGSPVGRACTFSFSSYSIPNADVKGLDVVSNRPNVTAYRGPGAPQGNYVFEAMLDEIADQLGLDPWELRRRNLIRPDEPTIYGAKVGEAGMEECIAAVQNHPNAQAKLGPNQGRGIAVGYWGNAGGESSAHVHINEDGTALVITGHPDIGGSRASMVNIVAEMLGIDYRKVRAQIGDTNNVGISAVTGGSRVTFAAAMVVNKATDQVINTLKSRAAMTWGIDPDAVEWSDGEARPAGANAGKFEPLSLAQLAKKAESTGGPITASVSLNTTGHMGVFGAHMVDVEVDRETGHVQVLRYTACQDVGRAIHPDYVEGQIQGGVVQGIGWALNEEYVYTKDGHVDNAGFLDYRMPVASDMPKIDTIMVEVPNPKHPYGVKGVGEIPLVPPLAAVANAVSHAIGKRLYELPMSPPKILAALDE; translated from the coding sequence ATGAACCACGTGACAGCGGACAACAAGTGGATCGGCCAGCGCACGATCCGGCCGGATGGTGTCGACAAGGTGACGGGCGCCGCACAGTACGGTGCCGATTTCACCATGCCCGGCATGGTCTGGGGCAAAATCCTGCGCAGCCCGCATGCGCACGCGCTGGTGAAGAAAATCGACACCTCCAAGGCCGCGGCGATGAAGGGCGTGGTCGCGGTCATGACCGGCGACGACCTGCCGTTGCTGCCGCTGGACGTGCCGATGCCGACCGGGCCGAACGATGTGCGCTGGATCTCGCGCGGCGTCATGGCGCGCGAGAAGGTGCTCTATGCCGGCCACGCCATCGCGGCGGTCGCCGCCACCTCCCAGGAAATCGCCGCCGCGGCGCTGGACCTGATCGAGGTCGACTACGAGGTGCTGCCCCACGTGATCGACGTGGACGAGGCGATGGCGCCGGGCGCGCCGATCCTGCACGACTGGATCCAGACCAAGGGCGTGGACGGCCCCACCAACATTTCCAACATCATGACGGTGAAGGCCGGCGACGTCGAAGCCGGCTTTGCCGAATCCGATCTGGTGCTGGAACGCACCTTCCGATCCTCGGCCGTGCACCAGGGCTATATCGAGCCGCAGGCCTGCATCGTCAGCTACAAGCCCGACTCGCAGTCGACGGTGTGGAGCAGCAGCCAGGGCCAGTTCATGGTCCGCAGCCTGACCGCGCTGATCTCCGGCATGGCCACCGGCGACATCAAGGCGATCCCGGCGGAAATCGGCGGCGGCTTCGGCGGCAAGACGATCATTTATCTTGAGCCGGTGGCGATGATCCTCTCGAAGAAATCCGGCCGCCCGGTGAAGATCCAGCACACCCGCGAGGAGGTGTTCCACGGCACCGGCCCGGCCTCCGGCATGTCGGCGACGCTGAAGGTCGGCGTCACCAAGGACGGCAAGCTGAAGTCCGTCGCCGGCGCCTACAACTTCCAGGCCGGCTGCTATCCGGGCTCGCCCGTCGGCCGCGCCTGCACCTTCTCCTTCTCCAGCTACAGCATCCCGAATGCGGACGTGAAGGGCCTGGACGTGGTCTCCAACCGCCCGAACGTCACCGCCTATCGCGGTCCGGGCGCGCCCCAGGGCAATTACGTGTTCGAGGCCATGCTCGACGAGATCGCGGACCAGCTCGGCCTCGACCCGTGGGAGCTGCGCCGCCGCAACCTGATCCGCCCGGACGAGCCGACCATCTACGGCGCCAAGGTGGGCGAGGCCGGGATGGAAGAGTGCATCGCCGCGGTGCAGAACCACCCGAACGCCCAGGCGAAGCTGGGGCCGAACCAGGGCCGCGGCATTGCCGTCGGCTATTGGGGCAATGCGGGCGGCGAATCCAGCGCCCACGTGCACATCAACGAGGACGGCACCGCGCTGGTCATCACCGGCCACCCGGACATCGGCGGCAGCCGCGCGTCCATGGTCAACATCGTGGCGGAGATGCTGGGCATCGACTACCGCAAGGTGCGGGCCCAGATCGGCGACACCAACAATGTCGGCATCAGTGCGGTGACCGGCGGCAGCCGCGTCACCTTCGCCGCCGCCATGGTCGTCAACAAGGCGACCGATCAGGTCATCAACACCCTGAAGTCGCGCGCTGCCATGACCTGGGGCATCGATCCCGACGCGGTGGAATGGAGCGACGGCGAGGCCCGGCCGGCCGGCGCCAATGCCGGCAAGTTCGAACCGCTGTCGCTGGCCCAACTCGCCAAGAAGGCGGAATCCACCGGCGGGCCGATCACCGCCTCGGTCTCGCTGAACACCACCGGGCATATGGGCGTGTTCGGCGCGCACATGGTCGATGTCGAGGTCGACCGCGAGACCGGCCATGTGCAGGTGCTGCGCTACACCGCCTGCCAGGATGTCGGCCGCGCCATCCACCCGGACTATGTGGAAGGCCAGATCCAGGGCGGCGTCGTCCAGGGCATCGGCTGGGCGCTGAACGAGGAATACGTCTACACCAAGGACGGCCACGTCGATAACGCCGGCTTCCTCGACTACCGCATGCCGGTGGCCTCGGATATGCCGAAGATCGACACCATCATGGTCGAGGTGCCGAACCCGAAACACCCCTATGGTGTCAAGGGCGTCGGCGAGATTCCGCTGGTGCCGCCGCTGGCCGCGGTCGCCAACGCGGTCTCGCACGCCATCGGCAAGCGCCTCTATGAACTGCCGATGTCGCCGCCGAAAATCCTGGCGGCGCTGGACGAGTAA
- a CDS encoding TRAP transporter large permease produces the protein MSDLAIGMMGIAALILCILCGMTVMVALGLVGTVGLSLLVGPQGSIGLLRAMFYDVTHSFHFSVIPMFLLMGFFAMRAGLGEDLFEAATRWLGGLRGGLAIATTGGAAAFGAASGSSIGTTTLFTKLALPQMLDRGYDKRLASASIAISGTLAVMIPPSALVVVYGILTESSIGALLIAGILPGLVFAVMLCVATSLWVRCNPALAPLIPNTSTWREKFWSLRLAGPLAIVIVAIIGGLYMGVFTPTEAGAIGALVTFVMAVIRQRGLRGVRIGAVVGDTVQTTAMIFAIIMSALAFSKFLALSGLAGTIGDFLSNADVNRWVIVALVTLIYLVLGMMMDAPPLLAISLPITQPVMLNLGFDPVWFGIYVVLLCEIGAITPPVGINCFVVQGASGGLVQLEDVFKGLLPYLGAGLVMLVILCVFPELALYLPGTMQN, from the coding sequence ATGAGCGATCTCGCCATCGGCATGATGGGCATCGCTGCGCTCATCCTTTGCATTCTCTGCGGCATGACGGTCATGGTGGCGCTGGGCCTGGTCGGCACCGTCGGCCTCAGCCTTCTGGTTGGGCCGCAGGGCTCCATCGGCCTGCTGCGCGCCATGTTCTATGACGTCACCCATAGCTTTCATTTCAGCGTCATTCCCATGTTCCTGCTCATGGGCTTTTTCGCCATGCGCGCGGGATTGGGCGAAGACCTGTTCGAGGCGGCGACGCGATGGTTGGGCGGCTTGCGGGGCGGCCTCGCCATCGCCACCACCGGCGGTGCGGCGGCGTTCGGCGCCGCCTCCGGCTCCAGCATCGGCACGACCACGCTGTTCACCAAGCTGGCGCTGCCGCAGATGCTGGACCGCGGCTATGACAAACGGCTGGCGTCCGCCTCCATCGCCATTTCCGGCACGCTGGCGGTGATGATTCCGCCCTCGGCCCTGGTGGTGGTCTATGGGATCCTGACCGAGTCGAGCATCGGCGCGCTGCTGATCGCGGGCATCCTGCCGGGCCTGGTGTTCGCCGTGATGCTCTGCGTCGCCACCTCGCTCTGGGTGCGCTGCAATCCGGCGCTGGCGCCGCTGATCCCGAACACCTCCACCTGGCGGGAGAAATTTTGGTCGCTGCGTCTCGCCGGCCCGTTGGCCATCGTCATCGTCGCCATTATCGGCGGCCTCTATATGGGCGTCTTCACGCCGACGGAGGCCGGCGCGATCGGCGCGCTGGTGACCTTCGTGATGGCCGTGATCCGGCAGAGGGGCCTGCGCGGCGTTCGGATCGGCGCGGTCGTCGGCGACACCGTGCAGACGACGGCGATGATCTTCGCCATCATCATGTCGGCGCTGGCATTTTCCAAGTTTTTGGCGCTGAGCGGCCTCGCCGGCACGATCGGCGACTTCCTGTCGAATGCCGATGTCAACCGCTGGGTGATCGTGGCGCTGGTGACGCTGATCTATCTGGTGCTGGGCATGATGATGGATGCGCCGCCGCTGCTGGCGATCAGCCTGCCGATCACCCAGCCCGTGATGCTGAACCTGGGCTTCGACCCGGTCTGGTTCGGCATCTACGTGGTGCTGTTGTGCGAGATCGGCGCGATCACGCCGCCGGTGGGCATCAACTGCTTCGTCGTCCAGGGCGCCTCCGGCGGGCTGGTGCAGCTGGAGGACGTGTTCAAGGGCCTGTTGCCCTATCTGGGTGCCGGTTTGGTGATGCTGGTGATCCTCTGCGTCTTCCCGGAACTGGCGCTCTATTTGCCCGGCACGATGCAGAATTGA
- a CDS encoding TRAP transporter small permease, which yields MAQSFERFYQVYGRLVLALGMVAGAAVFAIMWLIDANVLMRKLFNQPVTGTLEITEGALVLIIFLGLAYTQRRRGHIRVTLLTRHFPQWLRNLLYVLVLLIGAGLCAWYTWAAYTYAIRSYTINEMEWGVLIFQVWPIKAAIAVGWGLLSVQFLLDAIRAVFVARGQLEPVFGEEV from the coding sequence ATGGCCCAGTCTTTCGAGCGCTTCTATCAGGTCTATGGCCGCCTTGTGCTGGCCCTCGGCATGGTTGCCGGAGCGGCGGTCTTTGCGATCATGTGGCTGATCGATGCCAATGTCCTGATGCGCAAACTGTTCAACCAACCGGTCACCGGCACGCTCGAAATCACCGAGGGCGCGCTGGTCCTCATCATCTTTCTCGGGCTCGCCTACACCCAGCGCCGGCGCGGCCATATCCGCGTCACGCTGCTGACCCGCCATTTCCCGCAGTGGCTGCGCAATCTGCTCTATGTGCTGGTGCTGCTGATCGGTGCGGGATTGTGCGCCTGGTACACCTGGGCCGCCTACACCTATGCCATTCGCTCCTACACGATTAACGAGATGGAGTGGGGGGTCCTGATCTTTCAGGTCTGGCCGATCAAGGCCGCCATCGCCGTCGGCTGGGGCTTGCTCAGCGTGCAATTCCTGCTCGACGCGATCCGCGCCGTTTTCGTTGCCCGTGGCCAACTTGAGCCCGTGTTTGGAGAAGAGGTATGA
- a CDS encoding amidohydrolase family protein, with protein sequence MDTVDLVIRGGTVADGSGDPLREADVAIAGDRIVAVGRVTARGREEIDASGKLVTPGFVDIHTHYDGQVTWTNQITPSSQHGVTTVVMGNCGVGFAPVRIGDHDRLMKLMEGVEDIPEPVLTAGLPWTWESFPDYVRWLAGRSYDLDVGPMLPHAALRVYVMGERGARREPATAADIAEMAKLAGEAIRAGALGFSTSRALNHRTSDGDYSPTLKAGEDELTAIAAAMQAAGGGVLQFILDISTIDHDLPMMLGIGERTGVPVTFSLFQHDQQPERWRRTMAEIEAAAARGLQVSAQVAARGIGIMLGFELTRHPFRSRPSYAAIADLPLAERVQRLRDPAVRARILAEAPAPDDEFAPRLKDYGRVFRLGNPPDYEQSPDDAIGPRARAQGIDPQAIAYDAMLEDEGRGMLYMPALNYADGSLDPVYEMLQSPLAIAGLSDGGAHCGIICDASFPTYLLTHWARDRARGEKLDLAYLVALQTRKAAEAFGLSDRGLIAPGYKADVNVIAFDRLQLHPPRVVHDLPEGGRRLVQQADGYEATIVSGVVTRRNGEATGALPGRMVLGRRAEPLARAAE encoded by the coding sequence ATCGACACGGTGGATCTGGTCATTCGCGGCGGTACGGTGGCGGATGGCAGCGGCGACCCCTTGCGCGAGGCCGATGTGGCCATTGCCGGCGACCGCATCGTCGCCGTCGGCCGGGTTACGGCCCGCGGGCGGGAGGAGATCGACGCAAGCGGCAAGTTGGTCACGCCGGGCTTCGTCGACATTCACACCCATTATGACGGCCAGGTGACCTGGACCAACCAGATCACCCCAAGCTCGCAGCACGGCGTCACCACGGTGGTGATGGGCAATTGCGGCGTCGGCTTCGCGCCGGTGCGCATCGGCGACCATGACCGGCTGATGAAGCTGATGGAGGGGGTCGAGGACATTCCGGAACCGGTGCTGACCGCCGGCCTGCCCTGGACCTGGGAGAGCTTTCCGGACTATGTGCGCTGGCTGGCCGGGCGCTCCTATGACCTGGATGTCGGCCCGATGTTGCCGCACGCGGCGCTGCGGGTCTATGTCATGGGCGAGCGCGGCGCCCGGCGCGAGCCGGCGACCGCCGCCGACATCGCCGAGATGGCGAAGCTGGCCGGCGAGGCGATCCGCGCCGGCGCGCTCGGCTTCTCCACCTCCCGCGCCCTGAACCATCGCACCTCGGACGGCGACTACTCGCCGACGCTGAAGGCGGGCGAGGACGAACTGACCGCCATTGCCGCGGCGATGCAGGCGGCGGGCGGCGGCGTGCTGCAATTCATCCTCGACATCTCGACCATCGACCACGACCTGCCGATGATGCTGGGCATCGGCGAACGCACCGGCGTCCCGGTCACCTTCTCGCTGTTCCAGCACGACCAGCAGCCGGAGCGCTGGCGCCGGACCATGGCGGAGATCGAGGCGGCGGCAGCCCGCGGCCTCCAGGTCTCGGCCCAGGTGGCCGCCCGCGGCATCGGCATCATGCTGGGCTTCGAACTGACCCGGCACCCGTTCCGCTCGCGCCCGTCCTACGCCGCCATCGCCGACCTGCCACTCGCCGAGCGCGTGCAGCGCCTGCGCGACCCGGCGGTGCGCGCGCGCATTCTGGCCGAGGCCCCGGCGCCGGACGACGAGTTCGCGCCGCGCCTGAAGGACTACGGCCGCGTCTTCCGCCTGGGCAACCCGCCGGATTACGAGCAGTCGCCCGACGACGCCATCGGCCCGCGCGCCCGCGCCCAGGGCATCGACCCACAGGCCATCGCCTATGACGCCATGCTGGAGGACGAGGGCCGCGGCATGCTCTACATGCCGGCGCTGAACTATGCGGACGGCAGCCTCGACCCGGTCTACGAGATGCTGCAAAGCCCGCTCGCCATTGCCGGCCTCTCCGACGGCGGCGCCCATTGCGGCATCATCTGCGACGCCAGCTTCCCCACCTATCTGCTGACCCACTGGGCCCGCGACCGCGCCCGCGGCGAGAAGCTGGACCTTGCCTATCTGGTGGCCCTGCAAACCCGCAAGGCGGCGGAGGCGTTCGGCCTGAGCGACCGCGGCCTGATCGCGCCCGGCTACAAGGCGGACGTGAACGTCATCGCCTTCGACCGGCTGCAACTGCACCCGCCGCGCGTGGTCCACGACCTGCCGGAAGGCGGGCGCCGGCTGGTGCAGCAGGCGGACGGCTACGAGGCCACCATCGTCTCCGGCGTCGTCACCCGCCGCAACGGCGAGGCCACCGGCGCATTGCCCGGCCGCATGGTACTGGGCCGCCGCGCCGAGCCCCTGGCCCGGGCGGCGGAGTAG
- a CDS encoding antibiotic biosynthesis monooxygenase, whose protein sequence is MLAKWIKVRVKPELRDEFLKAIEVDALGSERDEPGCARFNVLQDEADANVYYFYEVYRDEAAVLAHRAAPHYAVWKAAAHTLDGPVERVETRTVFPADPAYWLPE, encoded by the coding sequence ATGCTGGCCAAGTGGATCAAGGTCCGGGTGAAACCGGAATTGCGGGACGAGTTCCTGAAAGCCATTGAAGTGGACGCCCTCGGCTCCGAGCGCGACGAGCCCGGCTGCGCCCGCTTCAACGTCCTCCAGGACGAGGCCGACGCGAACGTCTACTACTTCTACGAGGTCTATCGGGACGAGGCTGCCGTCCTCGCCCACCGCGCGGCACCGCACTATGCGGTGTGGAAGGCGGCGGCGCACACCCTGGACGGTCCGGTGGAGCGGGTCGAGACCCGCACGGTGTTTCCGGCCGATCCCGCCTACTGGCTGCCGGAATAG
- a CDS encoding LLM class flavin-dependent oxidoreductase — MQYGIMMRGQFPAGDAIAGHFRQMLEQARLAETLGFHSITKGSHYSTHPLQDLQQVPFLCRIAAEAPSLRLNTGVLLLPLHKPLDVAEQIGTLDIITNGKAIFGCGVGYRDVEFEAFGTSKRERGRRFEENLAAIQRLWTEETVTLRGSHFNLVQAACSSKPVQRPHPPIWIGGSADAVIERAARMGTCWYVGPNDRLDEIAGQTDTYRRALDRLGKPFPDEFPLRREVFVAPTREEAYRLCREPVMTKYAAYHAWGLGRSRPDNRDELGQPFEDLLRDRFFIGSPDDVADQILKFHRRVGMNHIVMSMHWPGLDVARSMDSMRMFAEEVMPRVAAGL; from the coding sequence ATGCAATACGGGATCATGATGCGCGGCCAGTTCCCGGCGGGCGACGCCATCGCCGGGCATTTCCGGCAGATGCTGGAACAGGCGCGGCTGGCGGAGACGCTGGGCTTTCACTCCATCACCAAGGGCTCGCACTACAGCACGCATCCGTTGCAGGACCTGCAACAGGTGCCGTTTCTCTGCCGCATCGCGGCGGAGGCGCCAAGCCTGCGCCTCAACACCGGCGTGCTGCTGCTGCCGCTGCACAAGCCGCTGGACGTGGCCGAGCAGATCGGCACGCTCGACATCATCACCAATGGCAAGGCGATTTTCGGCTGCGGCGTCGGCTATCGCGACGTGGAGTTCGAAGCGTTCGGCACGTCCAAGCGCGAGCGCGGCCGCCGGTTCGAGGAAAACCTGGCCGCGATCCAGCGGCTCTGGACCGAGGAGACGGTGACGCTCCGGGGCTCGCACTTCAACCTGGTGCAGGCCGCCTGCTCGTCGAAGCCGGTGCAGCGGCCGCACCCGCCGATCTGGATCGGCGGCAGCGCCGACGCGGTCATCGAGCGGGCGGCGCGCATGGGCACCTGCTGGTATGTGGGCCCGAACGACCGCCTGGACGAGATCGCCGGCCAGACCGACACCTACAGGCGCGCCCTCGACCGGCTGGGCAAGCCCTTCCCGGATGAGTTTCCGTTGCGCCGCGAGGTGTTCGTGGCGCCGACGCGGGAGGAAGCCTACCGCCTCTGCCGCGAACCGGTGATGACCAAATACGCTGCCTACCATGCCTGGGGCCTGGGCCGGTCGCGACCCGACAACCGGGACGAACTCGGCCAGCCGTTCGAGGACTTGCTGCGGGACCGCTTTTTCATCGGTTCGCCGGATGACGTGGCGGACCAGATCCTGAAATTCCACCGCCGCGTCGGCATGAACCATATCGTCATGAGTATGCACTGGCCGGGGCTGGACGTGGCGCGGTCCATGGACTCCATGCGGATGTTCGCCGAGGAGGTCATGCCGCGGGTGGCCGCGGGGCTGTGA